Proteins from one Microbacterium sp. Root553 genomic window:
- a CDS encoding glycoside hydrolase family 2 protein: MGTTDGDTMTLVIGGWELRDTAEGVGDALALSTGDSQEWLAAVIPGGVHPTLIAAGRLPDPFADDNLSKHRWIENRDWWYRARFDAEAGDVRITADGLDTIAELFIDGRSIGHHANQFRPAEFDVTLETGGEHVMLIRFSRPLPHSSEAEENGNKGAAKVAAGLRKATFSWGWDFGPRLPSIGLSGDVIVERAARTRLAAPHAHTSFLASDHSRARVVVGVEVENLGAAGAVPLSVDAVLTSPGGTAHAQSVAVVDGIASIELVVDDPDLWWTHDLGRPALHDLRVDLRSAEGIVDTHSSRVGIRTIDLSRPIDPVDGGRLFQFVLNGVPVFARGANWVPPSPLVGVVDAPLRRELVQRAAEGGMSMLRVWGGGIYEHDVFYDACDELGILVWQDFMFACVAYPGDDPAFAAEVENEARHQIRRLRSRACLALWCGNNETEALAAIFEHESGSSAGEWGHHLFHTVLPRALDGLDDVTPYWPGSPWGETTDELNGFRDGDRHSWEVWHGRDGAPFFTELAGRDDRPGHARHWRRYAADTGRFIAEFGVLSAPNRETFDRWMPGAQLHDDVFDTHLTDRPGDKIEQIMEIATGLPGELDQYIDSTQSVQAESVLFAVEHFRRRQPRTAGTLVWQLNDCWPGMTWSLIDVDGTPKAAYYAMARASAPLAVSIAEDGQGGVEVWLVNNTRRCRQVPIDVEIGTFDGADRDRQQIIGEAEAGTSVLVWSTTVAADERHYVWASSPDDAFPIARKHFVDPGALQIDPPRLSWSIDGPYLDLVSTGYNYGIRISHPEPTTRLSDNWFDMRDGDRRRILVQNVDPALLHVGPSRLHGLEHRKEDA, encoded by the coding sequence ATGGGCACAACTGACGGTGACACGATGACCCTGGTGATCGGCGGGTGGGAGCTGCGCGACACCGCCGAGGGCGTCGGCGATGCGCTGGCGCTCTCGACCGGCGACTCGCAGGAGTGGCTCGCCGCAGTCATCCCCGGCGGTGTGCACCCCACGCTCATCGCGGCGGGGCGCCTGCCCGACCCGTTCGCGGATGACAACCTCTCGAAGCACCGATGGATCGAGAACCGTGACTGGTGGTATCGCGCGCGCTTCGACGCCGAGGCGGGTGACGTCCGGATCACAGCCGACGGGCTGGACACGATCGCCGAGCTCTTCATCGACGGACGGTCGATCGGTCATCACGCCAACCAGTTCCGTCCCGCCGAGTTCGACGTGACGCTCGAGACGGGCGGCGAGCACGTGATGCTCATCCGCTTCTCGCGCCCCCTGCCTCACAGCTCCGAAGCGGAGGAGAACGGCAACAAGGGGGCCGCGAAGGTGGCGGCGGGTCTGCGCAAGGCGACCTTCTCGTGGGGGTGGGACTTCGGTCCTCGTCTGCCCTCGATCGGCCTCTCCGGTGACGTCATCGTGGAGCGCGCCGCACGAACCCGGCTCGCCGCGCCCCATGCGCACACCTCTTTCCTGGCGTCCGACCACTCGCGGGCGCGCGTGGTCGTGGGCGTCGAGGTCGAGAACCTCGGGGCCGCCGGCGCTGTGCCGCTGTCGGTCGACGCGGTCCTGACCTCTCCCGGCGGCACCGCGCACGCGCAGTCCGTCGCCGTCGTCGACGGGATCGCCTCGATCGAGCTGGTCGTCGACGACCCCGACCTATGGTGGACGCATGACCTGGGCCGACCCGCCCTGCACGACCTGCGCGTCGACCTGCGCAGCGCCGAGGGCATCGTCGACACGCATAGCTCTCGAGTGGGCATCCGCACGATCGACCTGTCACGTCCCATCGATCCTGTCGACGGCGGGCGACTCTTCCAGTTCGTCCTGAACGGCGTGCCGGTGTTCGCCCGCGGCGCGAACTGGGTGCCGCCGAGCCCTCTCGTCGGAGTCGTCGACGCGCCCCTGCGGCGCGAGCTGGTGCAGCGCGCCGCCGAGGGCGGGATGTCGATGCTGCGCGTGTGGGGAGGCGGCATCTACGAGCACGACGTCTTCTACGACGCGTGCGACGAGCTCGGCATCCTCGTCTGGCAGGACTTCATGTTCGCCTGCGTCGCCTATCCGGGCGACGACCCCGCCTTCGCCGCGGAGGTCGAGAACGAGGCGCGGCATCAGATCCGACGCCTGCGCAGCCGGGCATGCCTGGCACTGTGGTGCGGCAACAACGAGACAGAGGCCCTCGCGGCCATCTTCGAGCACGAATCCGGCAGCTCGGCGGGCGAGTGGGGGCACCATCTCTTCCACACCGTGCTCCCCCGGGCGCTCGACGGACTCGACGACGTCACCCCCTACTGGCCGGGAAGCCCCTGGGGCGAGACAACCGACGAGCTCAACGGCTTCCGAGACGGTGACCGGCACTCGTGGGAGGTCTGGCACGGACGTGACGGCGCCCCGTTCTTCACCGAGCTCGCCGGCCGCGATGACCGCCCCGGCCATGCACGGCATTGGCGTCGCTACGCCGCCGACACGGGCCGGTTCATCGCCGAGTTCGGCGTGCTGTCCGCTCCCAATCGCGAAACGTTCGACAGATGGATGCCGGGAGCCCAGTTGCACGATGACGTGTTCGACACCCATCTCACCGATCGCCCCGGCGACAAGATCGAGCAGATCATGGAGATCGCCACGGGCCTTCCCGGCGAACTCGACCAGTACATCGACTCGACGCAGAGCGTGCAGGCCGAGTCGGTGCTGTTCGCGGTCGAGCACTTCCGGCGCCGGCAGCCCCGCACCGCCGGCACGCTGGTGTGGCAGCTCAACGACTGCTGGCCGGGAATGACGTGGTCGCTCATCGATGTCGACGGCACACCCAAGGCCGCGTACTACGCGATGGCTCGGGCCAGCGCACCCCTGGCGGTCAGCATCGCCGAGGACGGTCAGGGGGGCGTGGAGGTCTGGCTCGTCAACAACACCCGACGGTGCCGGCAGGTGCCCATCGACGTCGAGATCGGCACCTTCGACGGCGCGGATCGTGACCGTCAGCAGATCATCGGAGAGGCCGAGGCCGGCACGTCCGTGCTCGTCTGGTCGACGACCGTTGCCGCCGACGAGCGGCACTACGTCTGGGCGTCGAGTCCCGACGACGCGTTCCCCATCGCCCGCAAGCACTTCGTCGACCCCGGCGCCCTGCAGATCGATCCGCCGCGCCTCTCGTGGAGCATCGACGGCCCCTACCTCGACCTCGTCTCGACGGGCTACAACTACGGCATCCGCATCTCCCACCCCGAACCGACGACGCGCCTGAGCGACAACTGGTTCGACATGCGCGACGGCGATCGACGACGGATTCTCGTGCAGAACGTCGACCCGGCCTTGCTGCACGTCGGTCCGAGCCGATTGCATGGACTCGAGCACCGGAAAGAGGACGCATGA
- a CDS encoding carboxylesterase/lipase family protein has protein sequence MSETMTTTARISTGDLRGRRTGGVDSYLGIPYAAPPIGELRFREAAPVAPWDDVRDATTMGPTAPQNELSALSARYLPNVVALGDEYLNLNVWAPADAVDCPVMVWIHGGSLRHGSNALDGYDGTAFARDGVVLVSINYRLAFEGFAVIEGAPLNVGYSDVVAALRWVQAEIAAFGGDPESVTIFGESAGAVIVSNLMVGAHAGSLFHQVIVQSGMPAAAKPAESVRATRALSRVLGIPATRDAFSAVPVERMIQADRETKNHPDRRIKEAGWNATIGGPSVERDPMDAAMTDVADGLRVLAGWTSEEHTFFRLDTPVGRVLFALACAKVGAGPRVVRAYRRACPTATRAELMVIMTIDRILRLPMNKVADGRLRRGARTWFYEFDWGSPIDGLGATHAVELPFVFDTLASPDWTNFIGTEAPQRLADEVHAAWVRFAKTGDPGWREWDADRPTMVFGAERSEVVDRRRDAQLAVWREREGDRR, from the coding sequence ATGAGCGAGACGATGACCACGACCGCCCGCATCAGCACGGGTGACCTGCGGGGTCGGCGCACCGGAGGCGTCGACAGCTACCTGGGCATCCCCTACGCCGCGCCGCCGATCGGAGAGCTGCGGTTCCGCGAGGCCGCACCCGTCGCGCCCTGGGACGACGTGCGCGACGCGACGACGATGGGACCCACCGCTCCGCAGAACGAGCTGTCTGCGTTGTCGGCGCGGTACCTGCCGAACGTCGTCGCACTGGGCGACGAGTATCTGAACCTCAACGTCTGGGCACCCGCCGACGCGGTGGACTGCCCGGTGATGGTGTGGATCCACGGCGGATCCCTCCGTCACGGCTCCAACGCCCTCGACGGATACGACGGCACGGCGTTCGCTCGCGACGGTGTGGTGCTCGTGAGCATCAACTACCGCCTCGCCTTCGAAGGCTTCGCGGTGATCGAGGGCGCTCCGCTCAATGTGGGATACAGCGACGTGGTCGCGGCCCTGCGCTGGGTGCAGGCCGAGATCGCCGCGTTCGGCGGCGACCCTGAGTCGGTGACGATCTTCGGGGAGTCCGCGGGCGCGGTCATCGTCAGCAACCTGATGGTCGGCGCTCACGCCGGCAGTCTCTTCCACCAGGTGATCGTCCAGAGCGGGATGCCGGCTGCGGCGAAACCCGCCGAGTCGGTGCGGGCCACGCGCGCACTGAGTCGCGTCCTGGGCATCCCTGCCACGCGGGACGCGTTCTCCGCCGTACCGGTCGAGCGCATGATCCAGGCGGATCGCGAGACCAAGAACCACCCCGATCGGCGGATCAAGGAGGCCGGCTGGAACGCCACCATCGGCGGCCCGTCCGTCGAGCGCGACCCGATGGACGCCGCCATGACCGACGTGGCCGATGGGCTGCGAGTGCTCGCCGGGTGGACCTCGGAGGAGCACACGTTCTTCCGCCTCGACACCCCCGTCGGGCGCGTCCTCTTCGCCCTGGCCTGCGCGAAGGTCGGCGCGGGCCCCCGGGTCGTTCGCGCCTACCGTCGCGCCTGCCCCACAGCGACACGAGCCGAGCTGATGGTCATCATGACCATCGACAGGATCCTGCGTCTGCCGATGAACAAGGTCGCGGACGGGCGTCTCAGACGAGGTGCGCGCACCTGGTTCTACGAGTTCGACTGGGGCAGCCCCATCGACGGTCTCGGTGCCACACACGCGGTCGAGCTGCCGTTCGTCTTCGACACGCTCGCCTCGCCCGACTGGACGAACTTCATCGGAACCGAAGCCCCCCAGCGCCTGGCCGACGAGGTGCACGCCGCCTGGGTGCGCTTCGCGAAGACCGGCGATCCCGGTTGGCGAGAGTGGGATGCCGACCGACCGACGATGGTGTTCGGAGCCGAGCGCTCCGAAGTGGTGGACCGCCGACGCGATGCGCAGCTCGCCGTCTGGCGCGAGCGTGAGGGCGATCGACGATGA
- a CDS encoding AMP-binding protein, translated as MSDHEPVFDADTPFVEVLRCWAEHDPDRAAVSDPDRTLTRAQLDADSDALADAFAEQGVRAGSFVTIALPNEVAFFTAVVAAWKLGATPQPVSSRSPDAELARVLELAKPALVVGRRVDGVPSILLPLERRDDTGRRSHEAVAASWKAPLSGGSTGAPKLIVSTLPARYGSLAPFAPLVRMRSQGISVIPTPLSHNMGLLFGTLTLLTGGEVVILPRFTPESFVRVIDERRATWAIAVPTMLHRTERLMSEGGLADLSSLEAVAVGASACPQRLKEFWADRLGPERMIEFYSTTENQVIVLANGHTWRSHPGSVGRVVLGELEVRDDTGAGVPEGTVGELWMRRGATEPIPYRYLGAQARRDDDGWDSVGDLGSIRDGYVYLADRASDMIIVGGSNVYPAEVEAALEEHPLVQSSCVVGRPDDEYGSRLHAIVQATSPLTGEELIAHLRERLTPYKIPRTYTWTADAIRDDAGKVRRSAWREKVLAE; from the coding sequence ATGAGCGACCACGAGCCGGTGTTCGACGCGGACACCCCCTTCGTCGAGGTGCTGCGGTGCTGGGCCGAGCACGACCCCGACCGCGCGGCCGTATCCGATCCTGATCGCACGCTCACGCGTGCCCAGCTCGACGCCGACAGTGACGCTCTCGCCGACGCCTTCGCTGAGCAGGGTGTGCGCGCGGGTTCCTTCGTGACGATCGCGCTGCCGAACGAGGTGGCGTTCTTCACCGCCGTCGTCGCCGCTTGGAAGCTGGGCGCGACGCCTCAGCCGGTGTCGTCGCGCAGCCCGGATGCTGAGCTGGCACGCGTCCTCGAGCTGGCGAAGCCCGCGCTGGTCGTGGGCCGGCGGGTCGACGGTGTGCCGAGCATCCTCCTCCCTCTCGAGAGACGCGACGACACGGGCCGCCGCTCGCATGAGGCCGTCGCGGCATCCTGGAAGGCACCGCTCTCGGGCGGCAGCACTGGCGCCCCGAAGCTGATCGTCTCGACTCTGCCGGCACGGTACGGCAGCCTCGCCCCGTTCGCACCGCTGGTGCGGATGAGGTCGCAGGGGATCAGCGTCATCCCGACACCGTTGTCACACAACATGGGCCTGCTGTTCGGGACCCTGACGCTGCTCACCGGCGGTGAGGTGGTCATCCTGCCGCGATTCACACCGGAGTCGTTCGTGCGGGTCATCGACGAACGACGGGCGACCTGGGCGATCGCGGTGCCGACCATGCTGCACCGGACGGAGCGTCTGATGAGCGAGGGCGGTCTCGCAGATCTGTCGAGCCTGGAGGCCGTCGCCGTCGGCGCCTCGGCATGCCCTCAGCGTCTGAAGGAGTTCTGGGCCGACCGTCTCGGCCCAGAGCGGATGATCGAGTTCTATTCGACGACCGAGAATCAGGTGATCGTCCTCGCAAACGGACACACCTGGCGCTCGCACCCGGGCTCGGTCGGCCGCGTCGTGCTGGGAGAGCTCGAGGTTCGCGACGACACCGGAGCCGGGGTTCCGGAGGGGACCGTCGGTGAACTGTGGATGCGGCGCGGCGCCACGGAGCCGATCCCCTACCGATACCTCGGTGCCCAGGCACGACGAGACGACGACGGATGGGACTCGGTCGGTGACCTCGGCAGCATCCGCGACGGATACGTGTACCTCGCCGATCGGGCCTCGGACATGATCATCGTCGGCGGAAGCAACGTCTACCCCGCTGAGGTGGAAGCCGCCCTCGAAGAGCATCCGCTCGTGCAGTCGAGTTGCGTGGTCGGCCGCCCGGACGACGAATACGGCAGTCGCCTGCACGCCATCGTGCAGGCGACATCCCCTCTGACCGGGGAGGAGCTCATCGCGCATCTGCGGGAGCGACTGACGCCGTACAAGATCCCTCGCACGTACACCTGGACGGCCGATGCCATCCGAGACGACGCGGGGAAGGTACGTCGCAGCGCCTGGCGAGAAAAGGTCCTCGCAGAGTGA
- a CDS encoding TetR/AcrR family transcriptional regulator produces the protein MTESARPALPVQERSRETRRRILDAAVTCLADEGYSAATTSRIQQMAGVSRGSLLHQFPSREDLLVAAVQDLARRREGGIAEPEPGAPARDIDSSVGLMWESFQGPLFRAAMQLWVASPHSAELTAALKPRERELGRRIREVIAEVFGPAHAAHPDFDSLVAVINTSMRGVAMTYLFDPRPADDEPLLPVWRSIAHRILDASA, from the coding sequence ATGACAGAGTCTGCACGTCCTGCTCTTCCCGTCCAGGAACGTTCGCGAGAGACGCGCCGTCGCATCCTCGATGCGGCCGTCACCTGTCTCGCCGACGAGGGGTATTCAGCGGCGACTACTTCGCGCATCCAGCAGATGGCGGGAGTGTCCCGCGGCAGTCTGCTGCACCAGTTCCCCTCGCGCGAAGACCTGCTCGTCGCGGCCGTTCAAGATCTCGCGCGCCGGCGGGAGGGCGGGATCGCAGAACCGGAGCCCGGGGCGCCGGCCCGCGACATCGACAGCTCGGTCGGCCTCATGTGGGAGAGCTTTCAAGGGCCGCTGTTCCGAGCGGCGATGCAGCTCTGGGTCGCCTCCCCGCACAGCGCAGAACTGACCGCCGCTCTGAAGCCGCGGGAGCGCGAGCTCGGTCGCCGCATCCGCGAGGTCATCGCCGAGGTCTTCGGACCCGCGCATGCAGCGCATCCCGATTTCGACAGTCTCGTGGCCGTCATCAACACGAGCATGCGCGGCGTCGCGATGACCTACCTGTTCGACCCGCGTCCTGCGGACGACGAGCCCCTCCTTCCGGTGTGGCGATCGATCGCGCACCGGATCCTCGACGCGTCGGCCTGA
- a CDS encoding carboxylesterase/lipase family protein: MGRSIAIAVLTAIGGLFAWLNDSPWWAWGLAGVPVALTAIVLALPLMRRRWLRATAWTLGAALTVTAAISAGPAVQAMAAVRSGVPSTSTVDTTEGPVAGVIDGNRAVEVFAGIPYAKPPVGDLRWQAPERPSVRKGIFHADHFSDIAMQDGSDFLTRALPKIIPFPLRPGLRNTSPMSEDALTLNIWRSTRPSTEKRPILVYIHGGGFRSGSSAVPLYDGANLASHGDAIVVTINYRLGVFGYLSHPDLAAESPEGVSGNFGTLDQLAALRWIDENAAAFGGDNTRVTIAGESAGGEAVCILGATRLAAGLVDGIIGESGACMGTTGDVKAGDQGDTRAVAEQAGERLSDQLDMSIAEMRELPAEELQRAAADLAEHWRPSVDGHVLTRSPVEIYARGEQLDVPHLLGSNADEASLGLAVPLGGSLEDFRRSAHETYGDDAEEFLRLYPATEENAPEVQAQADTDRVMTAAMYRWAQLHGTHTSSPTFLYFFSHVPPDPRLQHFGAYHGAEVLYAYDNLEAGDDARYGADDYALRDQMSTYWLNFVKTGDPNGDSLPAWPRFTDAPDQVMEFDHGSRVAPRPQPEQVDFWMKYTGPVA, encoded by the coding sequence GTGGGACGATCGATCGCCATCGCCGTGCTCACTGCGATCGGGGGCCTGTTCGCCTGGCTGAACGACTCCCCGTGGTGGGCATGGGGGCTCGCCGGTGTGCCCGTCGCGCTGACCGCGATCGTGCTGGCGCTTCCCCTCATGCGCCGTCGGTGGCTGCGCGCCACGGCATGGACGCTCGGAGCAGCACTCACCGTGACGGCGGCGATCAGCGCGGGACCTGCCGTCCAAGCGATGGCAGCGGTCAGGAGCGGTGTCCCGTCGACATCGACCGTGGACACGACGGAGGGTCCTGTTGCCGGCGTCATCGACGGCAACAGAGCAGTCGAAGTCTTTGCCGGCATCCCATATGCGAAGCCGCCGGTCGGCGACCTGCGGTGGCAGGCGCCGGAACGCCCGTCCGTCCGGAAGGGCATCTTCCACGCTGACCACTTCTCCGATATCGCGATGCAGGATGGCTCGGACTTCCTCACCCGAGCGCTCCCGAAGATCATCCCCTTTCCGTTGCGGCCCGGACTGCGGAACACCTCACCCATGAGCGAGGACGCCCTGACCCTGAATATCTGGCGGAGCACCCGGCCTAGCACGGAAAAGCGTCCGATACTCGTCTACATCCACGGCGGCGGGTTCCGGAGCGGATCCAGCGCCGTACCGCTGTACGACGGTGCGAACCTCGCGTCGCACGGCGATGCGATCGTCGTCACCATCAACTACCGCCTCGGCGTCTTCGGATACCTCTCGCACCCCGACCTCGCGGCGGAGTCACCCGAGGGGGTCTCGGGCAACTTCGGCACGCTCGACCAGCTGGCGGCTCTGCGCTGGATCGACGAGAACGCCGCAGCCTTCGGTGGCGACAACACCCGTGTCACGATCGCCGGGGAGTCAGCCGGCGGCGAAGCGGTCTGCATCCTCGGCGCGACACGCCTGGCCGCCGGACTCGTCGACGGGATCATCGGTGAGAGCGGCGCGTGCATGGGAACCACCGGCGATGTCAAGGCCGGCGACCAGGGTGACACGCGTGCTGTCGCGGAGCAGGCCGGCGAGCGCCTCTCGGATCAGCTCGACATGAGCATCGCCGAGATGCGCGAGCTGCCCGCCGAAGAGCTGCAGCGCGCGGCCGCGGATCTGGCGGAACACTGGCGGCCCTCGGTCGACGGCCACGTGCTCACTCGTTCCCCGGTGGAGATCTACGCGCGGGGCGAACAACTGGATGTCCCGCATCTGCTCGGCAGCAACGCCGATGAGGCATCGCTGGGACTCGCAGTACCGCTCGGAGGCTCCCTGGAGGACTTCCGGCGCTCGGCGCACGAGACGTACGGCGACGACGCCGAGGAGTTCCTGCGTCTGTATCCGGCGACGGAGGAGAATGCGCCGGAGGTGCAGGCGCAGGCCGACACCGACCGCGTCATGACGGCGGCGATGTACCGGTGGGCCCAGCTGCACGGAACGCACACGTCATCCCCGACGTTCCTCTACTTCTTCTCGCACGTTCCGCCCGATCCGCGCCTCCAGCATTTCGGCGCGTACCACGGCGCCGAGGTGCTGTACGCCTATGACAATCTCGAGGCGGGCGACGACGCACGCTACGGCGCCGATGACTATGCGCTGCGCGACCAGATGAGCACCTACTGGCTGAACTTCGTGAAGACGGGCGATCCGAACGGCGACTCACTCCCCGCGTGGCCACGCTTCACCGACGCCCCGGACCAGGTGATGGAGTTCGACCACGGCAGTCGGGTCGCTCCGCGCCCGCAGCCGGAACAGGTCGACTTCTGGATGAAGTACACCGGACCCGTCGCGTAG
- a CDS encoding SDR family NAD(P)-dependent oxidoreductase produces the protein MDISLLDGRTILVTGASGGIGYFIAEGLARRGARLIVAARSTTRAEAAIDLLPEPSRHRHLELDLSDRESIRTAGALIGGESTLDGLVMNAGVIAASPTSTTGAFGVESTVDVNVVAHMEFLRLALPALQRAGAARIVSTGSMLTKAIPFDLDNWRAQTSYRPRVAYAMSKHAAEILGFELDRRLIASGSRLRSVVSHPGGAIDALTPDRPPLHQRSRIVRLLAPAVAPVFARLVQGKESAAQSAIAAVATPSLGARPYIGPRHGASGSPHFATPVPSSSDEAVGAALWAEIETILGNPVLP, from the coding sequence ATGGACATATCGCTACTCGACGGACGCACGATCCTCGTCACCGGCGCCAGCGGCGGCATCGGCTACTTCATTGCAGAAGGGCTCGCTCGCCGGGGCGCACGCCTCATCGTCGCCGCGCGCTCCACGACCAGGGCGGAGGCCGCCATCGATCTGCTGCCCGAACCGAGCCGACATCGTCACCTGGAACTCGACCTGTCCGACCGGGAATCGATCCGAACTGCCGGAGCCCTCATCGGCGGAGAGAGCACGCTCGACGGGCTGGTGATGAACGCCGGAGTCATCGCCGCGTCCCCCACCTCCACGACCGGCGCCTTCGGGGTCGAATCCACCGTCGACGTGAACGTCGTGGCGCACATGGAGTTTCTGCGCCTCGCGCTGCCCGCGCTCCAGCGGGCTGGCGCCGCGCGCATAGTCAGCACCGGCAGCATGCTCACGAAAGCGATCCCCTTCGACCTCGACAACTGGCGTGCGCAGACTTCGTACCGCCCCCGAGTCGCGTACGCGATGTCGAAGCACGCCGCCGAGATCCTGGGATTCGAGCTCGACCGGCGCCTCATCGCATCGGGCTCGCGCCTGCGGTCCGTCGTCTCGCATCCGGGTGGAGCCATCGACGCTCTCACGCCCGACAGGCCGCCGCTCCACCAGCGATCACGGATCGTCCGCCTGCTGGCGCCTGCCGTCGCGCCCGTGTTCGCGCGTCTCGTGCAGGGCAAGGAGTCCGCAGCCCAGTCGGCCATCGCCGCCGTGGCGACGCCGTCGCTGGGTGCGCGTCCGTACATCGGCCCCCGGCATGGCGCGTCAGGCTCACCACATTTCGCCACACCCGTGCCCAGCAGCTCCGATGAGGCAGTCGGCGCAGCGCTGTGGGCCGAGATCGAGACGATCCTGGGAAACCCCGTCCTCCCATGA